Proteins co-encoded in one Brassica oleracea var. oleracea cultivar TO1000 chromosome C4, BOL, whole genome shotgun sequence genomic window:
- the LOC106337270 gene encoding abscisic acid receptor PYL4-like gives MLAVHRPSSAVSDGDTVQIPTMVQKRFPSLSCDATAARFHTHEVGPNQCCSAVIQEISAPISTVWSVVRRFDNPQAYKHFLKSCSVIDGDGGNVGSLRQVHVVSGLPAASSTERLDILDDERHVISFSVVGGDHRLSNYRSVTTLHSSPVSGTVVVESYVVDVPPGNTKEETCDFVDVIVRCNLQSLAKIAEISAAEGNKKTSM, from the coding sequence ATGCTTGCCGTGCACCGCCCTTCCTCCGCCGTATCAGACGGAGACACCGTCCAGATTCCAACGATGGTTCAAAAACGTTTCCCTTCACTCTCATGCGACGCAACCGCGGCTCGTTTCCACACGCACGAGGTCGGTCCTAACCAGTGTTGCTCCGCCGTGATACAAGAGATCTCAGCCCCTATATCCACCGTATGGTCCGTCGTCAGACGCTTTGACAACCCGCAAGCTTACAAACACTTTCTCAAAAGCTGCAGCGTCATCGACGGAGATGGTGGGAACGTTGGTAGCCTGCGCCAAGTCCACGTCGTCTCCGGCCTCCCCGCTGCTAGCTCCACCGAGCGTCTTGACATACTAGACGACGAGAGGCACGTCATTAGCTTCAGCGTCGTTGGTGGTGACCATAGGCTCTCTAACTATAGATCCGTCACGACTCTTCACTCTTCTCCGGTCTCCGGGACGGTCGTTGTTGAGTCTTACGTCGTTGATGTGCCTCCGGGGAACACTAAGGAAGAGACTTGTGACTTCGTTGACGTTATTGTACGATGCAATCTTCAGTCTCTTGCTAAGATAGCTGAGATATCTGCGGCGGAGGGGAACAAGAAGACGTCCATGTGA